The genomic window CAGCTAAAGGCAAGAATGTTGTTTTAGAGGGCAGTGTTGAACGAAAAGTAACTTCTGTTGAGGAATTAAAGCACTACGCAAAAGATGCTAAGAAATCAAAGGCGGAAATAGATGCAATCACAATGCCTAAAGAAGAAATAAGATTTATGGCAAGCGGAATTAAAGTTGTAAATTAATAGTATGAAGCTTTTTGAAAATCTACATTTTTCTAATAAATAGTAGCTTTCATAGTTTGATGAATACTTAAGGTCCTAATGAAAATTAGGGCTTTTTTTGTATAATTAGTTTTGAAGTCGATATTTTGCCTGTTGTTGAGCTTGCGATTAATTGAATGTTTGCGGTATTTATTTGCTTTCAGGGATTAAATTAGTCTTTAATTAAGTTTGTATATGTGTTTAAATAACTTATGAGTATAAAAAAAGCGAGGTGTTTTTCCTCGCTTTTGTTTTTTTGAATTGTCTATTATTTCCCAGGTTTGAGTAAGAAAACGCTTTTATATCTTTTTTTGATTTCTGCTAGATTTCTTTCTGCTTCAATTCGGGTCTTAAAATTCCCTACAATTACCTTGTAATTTGGAGTGCTGAATATTATTGTTCCGTCAATGCTTGAATTTTCCCTTTTGAAATCTGACAGTGTTTTTTTTGCTTCATCGCTTTTACCACTAAAGATTTGGATTCTATAAGTATCGTTTGTATTTATTGACGTGTTAATTTTACGTTTCTCGTTTAACAATTGCTCAAATTTAGTATCTTGATTCAATGTTAAATTTTGGTCTTGCGCGTTAATATTGTGTGCGAAAGCAATCGATGTAATTGTTAATAAAAGGTTTTTTGAAGGACTTAAAATTCTCATAATGTGATGGTTTTT from Flavobacterium fluviale includes these protein-coding regions:
- a CDS encoding SPOR domain-containing protein, whose amino-acid sequence is MRILSPSKNLLLTITSIAFAHNINAQDQNLTLNQDTKFEQLLNEKRKINTSINTNDTYRIQIFSGKSDEAKKTLSDFKRENSSIDGTIIFSTPNYKVIVGNFKTRIEAERNLAEIKKRYKSVFLLKPGK